The following proteins are encoded in a genomic region of Zea mays cultivar B73 chromosome 9, Zm-B73-REFERENCE-NAM-5.0, whole genome shotgun sequence:
- the LOC100191538 gene encoding uncharacterized protein isoform X3 produces the protein MGMEHFISSANLSAEGFTSYGNEAAEEMKKLRGLRLETLMETCQNTESRDVAIRCPIPCKSSRRYREHDLRAAQDLSEFIASPPYFMGSPPLRATNPLAHDAQFCAWKVHSVDQSLGIPIPAKSYNARYYARKESFRKA, from the exons ATGGGTATGGAACATTTCATCAGTTCTGCAAACCTTTCAGCAG AAGGTTTCACATCGTATGGAAATGAAGCAGCAGAGGAAATGAAAAAACTACGAGGTCTAAGATTGGAAACACTGATGGAAACCTGCCAAAACACAGAAAGCAGAGATGTAGCGATCAGGTGTCCAATACCATGCAAAAGCAGCAG GCGGTATAGGGAACATGACTTGAGAGCTGCACAAGATCTTTCTGAATTCATT GCTTCACCTCCATACTTTATGGGATCTCCACCACTTCGTGCAACCAATCCTCTTGCTCATGATGCACAATTCTGTGCGTGGAAGGTGCACAGCGTAGATCAGTCACTAGGAATTCCTATACCAGCCAAGAGTTACAATGCTCGCTACTATGCAAGGAAAGAATCTTTTAGGAAGGCTTGA
- the LOC100191538 gene encoding uncharacterized protein isoform X4, with product MGMEHFISSANLSAGFTSYGNEAAEEMKKLRGLRLETLMETCQNTESRDVAIRCPIPCKSSRRYREHDLRAAQDLSEFIASPPYFMGSPPLRATNPLAHDAQFCAWKVHSVDQSLGIPIPAKSYNARYYARKESFRKA from the exons ATGGGTATGGAACATTTCATCAGTTCTGCAAACCTTTCAGCAG GTTTCACATCGTATGGAAATGAAGCAGCAGAGGAAATGAAAAAACTACGAGGTCTAAGATTGGAAACACTGATGGAAACCTGCCAAAACACAGAAAGCAGAGATGTAGCGATCAGGTGTCCAATACCATGCAAAAGCAGCAG GCGGTATAGGGAACATGACTTGAGAGCTGCACAAGATCTTTCTGAATTCATT GCTTCACCTCCATACTTTATGGGATCTCCACCACTTCGTGCAACCAATCCTCTTGCTCATGATGCACAATTCTGTGCGTGGAAGGTGCACAGCGTAGATCAGTCACTAGGAATTCCTATACCAGCCAAGAGTTACAATGCTCGCTACTATGCAAGGAAAGAATCTTTTAGGAAGGCTTGA
- the LOC100191538 gene encoding uncharacterized protein LOC100191538 isoform 1 (isoform 1 is encoded by transcript variant 1) gives MGMEHFISSANLSAEGFTSYGNEAAEEMKKLRGLRLETLMETCQNTESRDVAIRCPIPCKSSRRYREHDLRAAQDLSEFIVSKASPPYFMGSPPLRATNPLAHDAQFCAWKVHSVDQSLGIPIPAKSYNARYYARKESFRKA, from the exons ATGGGTATGGAACATTTCATCAGTTCTGCAAACCTTTCAGCAG AAGGTTTCACATCGTATGGAAATGAAGCAGCAGAGGAAATGAAAAAACTACGAGGTCTAAGATTGGAAACACTGATGGAAACCTGCCAAAACACAGAAAGCAGAGATGTAGCGATCAGGTGTCCAATACCATGCAAAAGCAGCAG GCGGTATAGGGAACATGACTTGAGAGCTGCACAAGATCTTTCTGAATTCATTGTGAGTAAG GCTTCACCTCCATACTTTATGGGATCTCCACCACTTCGTGCAACCAATCCTCTTGCTCATGATGCACAATTCTGTGCGTGGAAGGTGCACAGCGTAGATCAGTCACTAGGAATTCCTATACCAGCCAAGAGTTACAATGCTCGCTACTATGCAAGGAAAGAATCTTTTAGGAAGGCTTGA
- the LOC100191538 gene encoding uncharacterized protein LOC100191538 isoform 2 (isoform 2 is encoded by transcript variant 2) — MGMEHFISSANLSAGFTSYGNEAAEEMKKLRGLRLETLMETCQNTESRDVAIRCPIPCKSSRRYREHDLRAAQDLSEFIVSKASPPYFMGSPPLRATNPLAHDAQFCAWKVHSVDQSLGIPIPAKSYNARYYARKESFRKA; from the exons ATGGGTATGGAACATTTCATCAGTTCTGCAAACCTTTCAGCAG GTTTCACATCGTATGGAAATGAAGCAGCAGAGGAAATGAAAAAACTACGAGGTCTAAGATTGGAAACACTGATGGAAACCTGCCAAAACACAGAAAGCAGAGATGTAGCGATCAGGTGTCCAATACCATGCAAAAGCAGCAG GCGGTATAGGGAACATGACTTGAGAGCTGCACAAGATCTTTCTGAATTCATTGTGAGTAAG GCTTCACCTCCATACTTTATGGGATCTCCACCACTTCGTGCAACCAATCCTCTTGCTCATGATGCACAATTCTGTGCGTGGAAGGTGCACAGCGTAGATCAGTCACTAGGAATTCCTATACCAGCCAAGAGTTACAATGCTCGCTACTATGCAAGGAAAGAATCTTTTAGGAAGGCTTGA